From Camelina sativa cultivar DH55 chromosome 7, Cs, whole genome shotgun sequence, one genomic window encodes:
- the LOC109125440 gene encoding uncharacterized protein LOC109125440: MVTRSKNNIKKPSTKYGLHMVIQEMEPENLTQALQDKKWRGSMSTEYDAFIRNHTFDLVDRALATNIVGNKWVYRIKRKPDGSVENYKSRLVANGFQKRHGLDFQEMFSPVIKHATIRLVLGTAVASNWPLQQLDVNNAFLQ, translated from the coding sequence ATGGTTACTCGCTCTAAGAACAACATCAAGAAACCAAGCACCAAATACGGTCTTCACATGGTTATACAAGAAATGGAACCTGAAAATCTTACACAAGCCTTACAAGACAAAAAATGGCGGGGGTCTATGAGCACAGAATATGATGCTTTCATCCGCAATCATACCTTTGATCTGGTTGATAGAGCTCTTGCTACTAACATTGTTGGAAATAAATGGGTGTATAGGATCAAACGCAAGCCTGATGGTTCGGTGGAGAATTACAAATCTCGTCTTGTGGCAAATGGCTTTCAAAAACGTCATGGCCTCGACTTTCAGGAAATGTTTAGTCCGGTTATCAAACATGCTACTATACGTCTTGTTCTTGGTACTGCTGTTGCTTCTAACTGGCCTCTTCAACAACTTGATGTTAACAACGCTTTTCTGCAATGA
- the LOC104701142 gene encoding protein FLOWERING LOCUS T-like — MIRAETKTQSKTKKQEQLIQKPPVCLRLKMSTTVRDPLIVSRVVGDVLDPFNRSISLRVTYGQREVTNGLDLRPSQVQNKPRVEIGGEDLRNFYTLVMVDPDVPSPSNPHLREYLHWLVTDIPATTGTSFGNEIVCYENPSPSAGIHRVVMILFRQLGRQTVYAPGWRQNFNTREFAEIYNLGLPVAAVFFNCQRESGCGGRRT, encoded by the exons ATGATACGagcagaaacaaaaacacaaagtaaaacaaaaaaacaggaACAACTAATACAGAAACCACCTGTTTGTTTACGATTAAAGATGTCTACAACCGTGCGAGACCCTCTTATAGTAAGCCGAGTTGTTGGAGACGTTCTTGATCCGTTCAATAGATCGATCTCCTTAAGGGTtacttatggccaaagagaggtGACTAATGGCTTGGATCTAAGGCCTTCTCAAGTTCagaacaaaccaagagttgagATTGGTGGAGAAGACCTCAGGAACTTCTACACTTTG GTCATGGTGGATCCAGATGTCCCAAGTCCTAGCAACCCTCATCTCCGAGAATATCTCCACTG GTTGGTGACTGATATCCCTGCTACAACTGGAACATCCTTTG GAAATGAGATTGTGTGTTACGAAAATCCAAGTCCTTCAGCAGGAATTCACCGTGTCGTGATGATATTGTTTCGGCAGCTTGGAAGGCAAACAGTGTACGCACCAGGGTGGCGCCAGAATTTCAACACTCGCGAATTTGCTGAGATCTACAATCTCGGCCTTCCCGTGGCCGCAGTTTTCTTCAATTGTCAGAGGGAGAGTGGCTGCGGAGGAAGAAGAACTTAG